One Chloroflexi bacterium ADurb.Bin180 DNA window includes the following coding sequences:
- the hspA_2 gene encoding Spore protein SP21 yields MASLIKWQPVSDMVSLRDAMDRLFEDSFVTRRGFPALWNGDTLALDVYETNEALVIKTSLPGVKPEEVDITLSDDILTIKGETKSEEKVEKANYLRQERRYGTFQRSVQLPANLQSDKAEACFENGVLTLTIPKAEQAKPKTIKVTTRK; encoded by the coding sequence ATGGCAAGCCTGATCAAGTGGCAACCAGTGAGCGACATGGTGTCCCTGCGGGATGCGATGGATCGCCTCTTTGAGGACAGTTTCGTGACCCGTCGCGGATTCCCCGCCCTGTGGAACGGCGATACGCTGGCACTCGACGTCTACGAGACGAACGAGGCGCTGGTCATCAAGACCAGCCTGCCTGGCGTCAAGCCCGAGGAGGTGGACATTACTCTCAGCGACGACATCCTGACCATCAAGGGCGAGACCAAGAGTGAGGAAAAGGTCGAGAAGGCCAACTACCTGCGGCAGGAGCGTCGCTACGGTACTTTCCAGCGGTCGGTCCAGTTGCCAGCGAATCTGCAGTCGGACAAGGCTGAGGCTTGTTTTGAGAATGGAGTGCTGACGCTGACCATTCCCAAGGCCGAACAAGCCAAGCCCAAGACCATCAAAGTAACTACCAGGAAGTAG